DNA from Fundidesulfovibrio terrae:
GCCGTGGGCGTGGACGAGATCGTGCTCACCAAGCTCGACGGCACCGCCAAGGGCGGCGTGGTGGTGGGCATCGCCCTGGAGCACGCCATTCCCATCACCTTCGTGGGGCTTGGCGAAAAGATGGAAGACATGCGCCCCTTCTCCGGAGAGGATTTCGCCAAGGCCCTGCTTGTCTAAACTCCGCGAATGGGTATCATGTAGGAAGATTGAGGAAACAGGCAGACGGTTTCACCCATAACACCTGATAATTCATGCATATACCCGACAGAACCACATCCATCGAGATACTCGAAAAGCACCAGGGCGATTCGCCCGAACGCATAGCCCACTCCATGGCCGTGGCCGAACTGGCCATGGCCCTGGGGCGCGAACTGGTCGCCCAAGGCCATTCGCTTGATTTGGGCCTCATCGAGGCCGCCGCCATCCTGCACGACATCCTCAAGGGCCAGCCCGCCCACGACCACGCAGGCGGCGAGATGCTGCGATCCATGGGATACGCGCAGGTGGCCGCAGTGGTGGAGGTGCACACCCGCCTGGGAGGACGCACCCCCGCTCCCGAGGAGCCCATCTCCGAG
Protein-coding regions in this window:
- a CDS encoding HD domain-containing protein, which gives rise to MHIPDRTTSIEILEKHQGDSPERIAHSMAVAELAMALGRELVAQGHSLDLGLIEAAAILHDILKGQPAHDHAGGEMLRSMGYAQVAAVVEVHTRLGGRTPAPEEPISEAEVVYMADKSYRRVNRVTIEERYGIWRNTWKDNPTRLESLTRGENRAKTVRERIEKAMGKTLGDI